In the Triticum aestivum cultivar Chinese Spring chromosome 2B, IWGSC CS RefSeq v2.1, whole genome shotgun sequence genome, gaaatccagtcgacgtAGTTGACTgacagaaagactgaaattataaagcctaaggccgactgccagcagtcgaccttagccttggggactacacccagcgggtgcactcagcgtgcccccgctaatacggagctcaatcgacaacacccagtgggtgactactataaattctggaaattctggaaaggaaaagtttttggcagcatatccaacagaacaaacggtggtcgactgacctgaacattgctttggagggcagaactggcgtcataagctgcctggctcgcgtcccggatggtcttcagctgctccatcatgagtcccgcctggcgtatcgcctccttcgctgcgctagcttggtcctctgggacgtggtgcgtcgtgaagagggagggctgctgagcactcgtcagtggatttgcgaaggacaccgtgtgtcgagtggtgttctcttcctccacagtcagaatctcaggcgccgtcacatcctgaggcaccttactggcggacgctttccgactcctcctgcgcttcagcggctcttcatcctcatcatcatcaggaagattgataacagtattgggtggagctgcggagaagaatcaggatcagagatcgtgagtcagtcgactaagaacggcgttaagaatatagtacctgggttcgaagttgctgcgtcttccatctcgtggtcatcagcccgggccgagttTTCAGAAGTAGCatcactgcaactccaaaggatcagtcgactaacttcagcatcgaccagagacaaagttcacacaaaatgagaagattcaaacaacacgattaccctgatatggtagggatggacaccttcatcttcggcaggagcttgatcggcttcgacgaggccgccctgggctgcttcggcgccttttcagtcggcaccggagagatggtccgaggacgcttggtcgactgagtggtggtcgcaacccccttaccacgttcggttgaagggtcgtggacaagcttcgaccacctttccgagcgcggtggtacgacctcctcctcctcttcctcctcatcttcaacgccatcgtcatcgccgtcgtcatcatcatcgtcgtcgtcatcccctgcaacgtccgagtcccactcctcctcttcctggctctcacccccgctcgcctcaccctcctcagtcagagtttgtgccccattgggcatcgagtacagctcggtgagagcctagcagatatcaagacaaggatcagtcgaccagtcggcaggataaacagaaatgagtgcgacaagaacgcagtggagggcagagcaaatgtaccttgtttggatcgctgttgtggtcgagtggaggaattcttctggctccgcgtgggttgtccttgtttccggtaacggctaccatccatctttccagagtgacatcgtcgactgcttctggatggactcgagtctcgtcttcggtcccacagtacaaccacatgcagtggctccgaaactgaagaggctggatgcgacgcctgaggaagacctccaagaggtccatgcccatcactccctcccgaaccaacttcaccacgcgctccatcaacatcttcacatcagttttctcctccggaatcaacttcagagaggagggcttgttcactcggtccatggtaaactgtgggagtccactcgactgccccggcgtcgactggtcccggcagtagaaccaggtcgactgccagcctctgaccgactcgggaaaggtcatgggcgggaaggtgctcttattcctcacctggatctccagacccccacacatttggacgactcgggttctctcatcacctgggctcgccttcttcacggtctgagagcaacacgtgaatatatgtttgaacaaaccacAGTGCGGTtggcagcccaagaaaccctcacacatggacacgaacgcaacaagataggcaatggactttggggtaaagtggtggagctgcgctccgaagaaattcaaaaagccacggaagaaaacactcggcggcaaggaaaacccacgatcaacatgggcggccaaaagcacacactcaccctcttctggctgaggctgccattccttccccggaagcctcacagctccgtgagggatcaagccctcgttggccatgtcgaggaggtcattctctgtgatggtcgactggatccagtctccttggacccagcccttcggcaggcgggatctggacgaggaccctccacggctggtggatctccccttcgccttctccgacgccgacgccttctttgcacgctccagcgccgccatcttctccttggccatggtcgccggcgagatgcgcgaagggaagtggtgcgggggagagagcgagcacgctgggcggggaagaaggaagcagagagagggagagaatgctgaggcgcagcacagaaatcctcgccaggcacatttataaggtcccttccgagtggatgataggtgggcccgtcgatctaatcatatctgggagcagttgtgcagacgggatacgtggcgaaaaaggcggcgcggagatcgaggcgtctatgccccgtcccatccgaacgccgcggtccgccccgcttcgcgcgcgtccccaaatttcgcatcccgcggaatccgcgaacagcaaatcagtctgtcagacgccgtgtttccggcgatccgtcgctcggagatcgtcgaagcccgaaagatcactcgacgcaaaaatagaatggatcgagtcgactgaaggcaagttgctccctgtcgacgaagagattctttggtccaggacaacgcacgaccagagcgcaaaggttaatcggaaacaacatcaactccttcctcactcgaagcctcaatccattcgggggctaatgatggggttatgtacctagggtagggtcatggacctgatcaaagtaccttacccaaggacacccttagaagaagtcaccttccagtcgaccaacgagggacgcactcgactgacttgaaggactcgaccacgaagactcactcgactaccggaaagtcaagagacactctgcactgcaacggcctgtaatcaagtaggcgttatgatagtaaaggcactttatatggggcgttaccagtaacgccccagacttaactcaccttaaaccctctcctgcgtgggctggctggggtcctggcgcgctctatataagccacccccctccacaggcagaagggttcggcaccttgtaattcatatactcataatccactcgaccgcctccgggctccgagacgtagggctgttacttcctccgagaagggcctgaactcgtacatcctttgtgcttacaacctctccatagctaggaccttgcctctccatacctacccccactctactgtcaggcttagaaccacgacagataggacttgagagaatatagatattacctttagctccttgtgggttcgacactccataattatcacttccacctttggaaattgctacgatgtttccttgcacttggggattatcatgcaACACTGGCCCGGTAACCAGATCTAATTCCGAGCGCCTAGGAACGACATGGTTCACGTGTTGTAAATAAAATGATCCCAAGTGGGAAATTTGGGACCACCTTCGTGGTAAATCCTTTGGTAGGCCCTAAGGCCCAGAATTTCTTCTCGATGATATCACTCCTTGGGGGTATGTCGGTGACATGATAATGGTATTGTGTGATAGACAAATTCATTGGATAAGTCCATGGTGCGGGAAAGTGTAGAACTCCTGCAGAGTGTAAAAATATATTCAAACAACCTGGTCCATGGTATTGGGCATAGGTCATGCTAGGTTCACCTGGATGGCCAGTGTCAAAGGGCTGCAGGCTTGTGGACTGAGCTTGTCGAGAAGAGCTTGTGCGGGGACCAGTGAAGACGGATGAATGGTAGACAAGTGGGCGCCATCTGCCGAGAAGTTGGGTGGCTGCATGATCTATTGATGATGAGGGTTAGAGTGTTGCAGCTTTGGGATGTGTCAATCAATTGATAAAATGGGGAAAGTGTCGAGGTGGTCACAAGACAACAAAATAGGCTGAATCTATATCCAAACATGGAGCATTTTTTGTTGTTCagaaaatccaaacattttttcaCTAATATGCAAGACTTGCGTATCATTTCAATGATGGATAGAAAGTGAAGGTCACATGGAACATCTCACAATTATTGTTCCTGCGAATGACATAACCTAGGTCGTGAGAGTAGAGACATGTGTTGCCCAACCTTGCGCAAGGATGGCACTAAGTGATTAATGTAAACCGTGGGCACCTGTGAGAGCCCAAGCCTTCGCTTCTTCCTGGATCTCCAACACGGGTTGCAGGGCGAGCGGACGCGCATTGTCGAACGAGCACATGTTCTGGAAGCACCAGATGGACCATGCCATGAGAATCACCAATGACACTAGGCACTTTTGATGGCCGACGAGCGATGTAGAAGTAACAGAAGCCCAGTAGAGTAGAAAGTCCACGTCTTCGGTCAGTGCAGGAACGGTAGCACGACACACAAGAACATCATGCCAAACCCGTCGAGAGAAGGGGCACCCAATAAGGAGGTGATGCATGGTCTCCGGCCCCTGGTCGTGAAGGCGTATGAGTCGGCGTGAGGCAGACCATGACGAGTCAATCTCGTCGAAGTCCAGCATCGGTCGAGGTTCGTTGGCCAGGCGAAGAACTTGATTCAGAGGGACGCCTTATGTTTGCTAGATCTAGTGCTCGTGCGGTGCGAAGTTGGAGCCGAAGAACAGTGCACCTTAGCAGGAGTTGGCCGAATAGTTACCATCTTGCGTCCATTGTCAGTATAGTGTGAGATAGTACCCTCAAAAAAAAAGTATAGTGTGAGATAGCATCATGCTACAACGTCAAAAAATCAAAACATGGAACTGGGGTTTAACCCCAAACATAATTTCCATAAAACTGTTTTTTCACTCTAAATAAATTTGATAAAAACGGTCTGTCTAAAAATCAACTCATTTTTCTACAAAAAATCCTCATTAgctatccaaacaaccactaaCATGACCCATTTATGCCACGATCTGTATCTGTCATGCCATCCCACGACAAGATCTTGTCCATGCGGCCCACTTCTGCGACGCACCTCCCCACAAGCGAAGCACGTGTGAGGTTCCTTATTGCGCAACAGGCAAAACTAAGCACACATGTGACATGTGCTGTGCTCAACACACAAGACGAACATGACTGAACTGTTACAGCAACAAGGCCATTTTCAAACCGCTCGGGAATTTGCATCGTCAGCAAAAAGGCCTCTTGCCATCGCCGGACGCCGTCGTGTTCCCCCGCCGTGACACCGGTGGAATGCTGAAATGCCAGAGCCGGCCGGTCTTTCCCACCCGGAACATGTCGCAGAGGAACTCCTCGGCATACTTCTTCTCCACCCTGCGGTCCACGTCGTGCAGGAACACGTCGGTGTCCCCCTCGCCGCGCCTCGCCCGCGCCATTGCCGCCGCCGTCCAAATCGCCGCCATCCTGCCAGGCGCCGACGCGAAGTACCCCTTGGGCGCGTCCAGCATGAGCATGTCCCACTCGTTCTCGTACACCTCCGGCGGCAGGTTGTGCAGCGCCAGCGGGCACGCGGCGTTGTCGCGGACCAGCACGGGGGCGTCGGCGGCCTCGGCTCCGGCGCCGGGGACGCAGGAGGAGAAGTTCTTGTAGGAGTCCAAGAGGAGGTCGGCGTGGTCCATCCGCGTGCGGTAACTGACCAGATGGGCGCGCAGGAACGGCGACTTAGCGCGCACGATGCGGTACCACTCCGGATCCTCCTCCAGGAAGACGGTGACGCCGCCGGGGTTGAGCGCGTGCCAGAGCCGCGAGTCATGGCCGAGGCCGAACACCAGCAGCCGGATCGGCGCGCGGCGGCGCAGCACGTCGAGAGAGAGGGAGATCTCGGCGCGCGACTGCTGCGGGACGGTGCGCGTTGTGGCGTAGTACACCGCGGCGTCGGCGAGCGCGGCGAGGCCTGAAGGCTCGTACCCGACGCCCGAGGGGGCTAGGACGCCGGGCAGGCACGGGAGCAACGGCAGCAACGGCAGCGGCGAGGTGAGGAGGGTCGCGACCAGCAGCGACGTGGCGACGAGCAATGCCGCTGCAGCGGCAGTGGCGAGGCGGCCGGGAGGCTTCATTGCGTGGGTCGCCGGCGCGCAGTGCGTGTATGCTGTGTGAGGTGGGGATTGGACAATACTCCATATTTAGCGCGAGCAGCGGAGCACGACGTGGCATCCCCTTCGCTGCACGATACCGCACGTTGCTTTCTTTTTCCGTCCCAATGTCGTAGTACTACCCCGCCCGACGAGGCAACGACTTTACCGCAATTTTCTATTAGGTTTAGGGAATCTCTACCTACATTGATGCATATGGCCAAGTGGCCCATCAGTGGGTTTATTCTGGTATGTACGGAGGAGCGCGCGTGGTGGGGAGGAGCGCATGCGGTGGGGAGGAGTCGTGTCAGGGAGTGGAATGGTCGCGGGGAGGAGCCGCGGCGGCTCGATGGGGAATGCAGCGAGGAGAATCCCTCGGCACTCGGCGGATGCAGGGAGCGGGTGGAGGTGGCACGGTGGAGCATGGCGCCACCCGCATCCAAAGTGCCGGTGGTGGTGATGGACGCTGGCGCGGGCCTGCTGCCCTGCCGACCCTTGCTGCGGGGTAGGGGCGCCTTTTGTCCAAAAGGACCTCCTGATCAATAGAATTGTCAAAAAAATCACATGTCAAAAACATTGTCAAAAAGGATCCGCTCACtagtggcggcaggcgcggcaggtgacacgtggcacctgccgccacgccaggAGGCGGCGGGCCCGGCCGCCACAGCAGGAGGCGGCAGCGCTCGTTGTAACGGGTTATCCACAGCGCAGCAGCCGCGACGTAACGGGCGAGGCCATGTGGGCCATGCCGCCACCCAGTGAGGCGGCCTCTGTTGCGGCTGTCGCTCGCGGGCCGACAGGCCGTGCTGCAGTGGTGACGTGACTGCGGGCCAGGCCGCCACCTGCTGAGGCGGCCTCTTTGCAATAGCGGACAAGGGGACACAGACGGCGCTGATTCCCGTGTGCGACAGCGACACTGACGGCGGTGATTCCCAGATTTGATTCCCACGCGCGGGAAAATGCACGCTGATGCCCTGCTTTAGCTTCTTTCGCCCGGGAATCAGTCCTGCTTTAGCTTCTTTTGCCTCAGCGGATGGGACAACACTGTGAGAATTGCTCTGGCTATTGCTTGAGCAGATGCGACGGCACTGCAGGAATTAGTCACTCGCTGCGGGAATCCGATGCTGCGGGAAGCTgttgtgccgacactacagggatcctaAAATTTCCCGCTTAATTTTCCCGCTTAATTTTCTCGGTATTTTGATATATTCTTTAATAACATTCTTGTTTCTTGTTGTAGTCTCCTCCGCCTCTGTGCATGTACTATCTTTGGATTGACACGGAGATGCCGGCTTGGGTAGTGACTGAGATTCGTGAAAGAAGTCGCCGTGCGTGGAATAGTTTCTATGCGGAAGAGCGACGCGAGAAggcggaagctgaggagaaagcagAGCAAGAGAGGGAGTTAAAAGAATATTATGCGGAGCAACACCTTTTTTTTCAGGATTTAGGATAGAAAAACAGGGAAGAGGCTCGTCGCATGGAGGAGCAGGAACGACAGCGAAAGGAGGCTCGTGAGGCGGAGaggcagagaaagaaagaaagggctcgtgaggccaaggcagcagaaaaagctggcgatggaaaaggaaaatatccacgCTGGACTCAGTAGATTCCTGTGGTAGTATTATAAATTCGCAATCATTCGCAATCATTTGTATCTTTATTTTTGAGTTTAATGTAGCTTTATTTCAGTAGTTAAATGTAGCTTTATTTcaaatctatgatgtatcttattttcagttgtACCGTGTAGTAATGGAAAAAAATATAGTTTTAGAATAAAGTAGtggcattttctttccctccactaatatcgaacatcgtgcaacaactacaaaatgaaattaagatagaacataatgccctacaataagagagtacaaactaataatgcaagtacatctgaattaaacggtagaactggaatacagcttaaaaactatatgaaggcatcatcgtcatcctccgtcgatgcagaactcttgccctttgagGATGCAAAACTCTTACCCTTGGACGATGCAGAAGTCTTGCTCTTCGAGGATGCAGTACTCTTGCCCTTTGAGGATGCaaaacccggaagcggcggcatgaagatatcatctttgtcCTAGCTTTCCTCAGTCCATAAAAAAGGATGCTTTTCTgaagtccttctgaaagtttcactctttggctccactaccttcttccaccttgcatgcaacctaagaagttctttacgtacctcctcataggtcctttcaggccacccagacctacgtaattggtgagccaactcattcattatggtgtcactaccggtgagttcgtcccatggaactatcctattgtccatcctgaaatcggtagctagcctgagaagagtcctgctcatcccagagtgaaaactacgatcgaaaggataatgggacatctcgactacactacactcgaatgcttatccacctct is a window encoding:
- the LOC123041687 gene encoding probable methyltransferase At1g27930; this encodes MKPPGRLATAAAAALLVATSLLVATLLTSPLPLLPLLPCLPGVLAPSGVGYEPSGLAALADAAVYYATTRTVPQQSRAEISLSLDVLRRRAPIRLLVFGLGHDSRLWHALNPGGVTVFLEEDPEWYRIVRAKSPFLRAHLVSYRTRMDHADLLLDSYKNFSSCVPGAGAEAADAPVLVRDNAACPLALHNLPPEVYENEWDMLMLDAPKGYFASAPGRMAAIWTAAAMARARRGEGDTDVFLHDVDRRVEKKYAEEFLCDMFRVGKTGRLWHFSIPPVSRRGNTTASGDGKRPFC